The proteins below are encoded in one region of Hordeum vulgare subsp. vulgare chromosome 3H, MorexV3_pseudomolecules_assembly, whole genome shotgun sequence:
- the LOC123441112 gene encoding uncharacterized protein LOC123441112 — protein MARLPFHLFSFFVVLALATAVATADNDDVQQRQEGMLQALGVVTRFNLARTNTDAEAVRQVKRALAVLNREVEAHPQRWKTIFNAVDKAMDSGADDRSREEASSVAKELLEREFGPTPTWLKRVVGDEDL, from the coding sequence ATGGCCAGGTTGCCCTTccacctcttctccttcttcgtcgtgCTTGCGCTCGCCACCGCAGTGGCCACTGCGGACAATGACGACGTGCAGCAGCGGCAGGAGGGCATGCTGCAGGCCCTCGGGGTGGTCACCCGCTTCAACCTGGCCAGGACCAACACCGACGCCGAGGCAGTGAGGCAGGTGAAGCGGGCGCTCGCGGTGCTGAACCGTGAGGTCGAGGCCCACCCGCAGCGGTGGAAGACCATCTTCAACGCCGTCGACAAGGCGATGGATAGCGGCGCCGACGACCGCAGCAGGGAGGAGGCGTCCTCAGTGGCCAAGGAGCTGCTGGAGCGGGAGTTCGGCCCGACTCCTACATGGCTCAAAAGGGTCGTCGGAGACGAAGATCTGTAA